From Cyclobacteriaceae bacterium, a single genomic window includes:
- a CDS encoding ion transporter, which yields MTLLKTTFKTIVDSKIFHELVSIVIILCSFTLGLETFYPEHKDVFDMLDFAFTFFFVCEIIFRILGETNPLHFFKLFSIKNGRVDVDEKGFWNLFDFTIVAVSAASLFGHFFEHPEFLAVSRLFRVLRVLRLLEISSELKSVEQKIVSIIPTIFSFALLLGILLYIYSIIGIYLFSHHQFDHADFTTLGHAFITLFQLMTLDGWSDMMYAASANYNDSWLIKSYFVSFVVLTAIISFNVFVAVLTSQVHEKVVLDQKFNKKKITEIQGDLQETEQEVHQGFEAVMKELKLLRAEVEALKKNK from the coding sequence ATGACCCTCCTGAAAACTACCTTTAAAACAATTGTTGACAGCAAGATATTTCACGAGCTCGTCAGCATCGTCATCATTCTATGCTCATTTACTCTTGGACTGGAAACGTTCTATCCTGAGCACAAGGATGTATTTGATATGCTCGACTTTGCCTTCACGTTCTTCTTCGTCTGTGAGATCATCTTCCGTATCCTGGGAGAAACAAATCCACTGCACTTCTTCAAGCTCTTCTCCATTAAGAATGGCCGTGTAGATGTTGATGAAAAAGGTTTCTGGAATCTGTTCGACTTCACCATTGTTGCCGTGAGCGCCGCAAGCTTGTTCGGTCACTTCTTTGAGCACCCTGAATTCCTTGCCGTAAGCAGATTGTTCCGTGTGCTGCGGGTATTGCGCTTACTGGAGATCAGTTCCGAGTTGAAATCAGTAGAACAGAAGATCGTGTCCATCATCCCCACGATATTCTCCTTTGCCCTGTTGCTAGGCATTTTACTTTACATCTATTCCATCATTGGAATCTATTTGTTCAGCCATCATCAGTTTGACCACGCCGACTTCACAACGCTAGGTCATGCCTTCATCACTCTTTTCCAGCTCATGACACTGGACGGCTGGAGCGACATGATGTATGCGGCCAGTGCCAACTACAATGACAGCTGGCTGATCAAGAGTTATTTCGTGAGCTTCGTCGTCCTCACAGCCATCATCAGCTTCAATGTCTTTGTGGCGGTCTTAACCTCACAGGTACATGAGAAAGTTGTACTGGATCAGAAGTTCAATAAAAAGAAGATCACTGAGATCCAGGGTGACCTCCAGGAGACTGAACAAGAGGTTCACCAGGGATTTGAAGCCGTGATGAAAGAGTTGAAATTACTGAGAGCAGAAGTTGAAGCGCTGAAGAAAAACAAGTAA
- a CDS encoding DUF2461 domain-containing protein, with product MSSAVIEKSTYDFLKNLSRNNNRDWFNARKDQYLSAKENVESFVDALISKMNNHDDISTPSGKKSLYRIYNDVRFSKEKVPYTAKFSGYLKRMKPQLRGGYYFRIKPGSTQIACGFAYPNPEDLKRIRLDIAGNYEDWNKLLKSKSLKSSFGSMMGDKVKTAPQGFAKDHPAIELLRYKQFWFVHAYTDKEVLSPDFLNNVNKTFKVIRPFFNYMSEVLTTDLNGEKII from the coding sequence ATGTCATCTGCCGTAATAGAAAAATCAACATACGATTTCCTTAAGAACCTGTCCAGGAATAACAATCGTGACTGGTTCAATGCGCGTAAGGATCAATACCTGTCAGCCAAAGAGAATGTGGAGTCGTTCGTGGATGCGCTCATCAGCAAAATGAACAACCATGATGATATCTCTACACCTTCCGGTAAGAAAAGTTTATACCGCATTTATAACGACGTACGATTCTCAAAGGAGAAAGTACCGTATACGGCAAAATTCTCCGGCTACTTAAAGAGAATGAAACCTCAGCTCAGAGGCGGATATTATTTTCGAATTAAGCCAGGCAGCACCCAGATAGCGTGTGGCTTTGCCTATCCCAATCCCGAAGACTTAAAAAGAATACGGCTGGACATTGCGGGTAATTATGAGGATTGGAACAAGCTTCTGAAATCAAAATCATTGAAGTCCAGCTTTGGATCGATGATGGGAGATAAGGTGAAGACGGCACCGCAGGGATTTGCTAAAGACCATCCGGCAATTGAGTTGCTTCGATACAAGCAATTCTGGTTTGTGCATGCCTATACCGATAAGGAAGTTCTGTCACCGGACTTTCTGAATAACGTGAACAAAACGTTCAAAGTCATACGACCTTTCTTCAATTACATGAGTGAAGTGTTGACGACCGACCTGAATGGAGAAAAGATTATATAG
- a CDS encoding DUF3037 domain-containing protein — MQEQHLFESAVIRVVPQVEREEFLNVGVILYCKDEKFLKMKFKLDEARLKSLWSKVEISELREQLVAFEQICAGGNEGGTIGKLTMPERFRWLTATRSTIIQTSKVHPGLCTNAGEMMERLFSQMV; from the coding sequence ATGCAAGAGCAGCACTTATTTGAATCAGCCGTGATCCGGGTAGTACCGCAGGTAGAGCGTGAGGAATTCCTCAACGTTGGTGTGATCCTCTATTGCAAGGATGAGAAGTTTCTTAAAATGAAATTCAAGCTTGATGAAGCCAGATTAAAATCACTGTGGAGTAAAGTTGAGATCTCCGAACTAAGAGAACAGCTCGTTGCCTTTGAACAGATCTGTGCCGGAGGAAATGAAGGCGGCACTATCGGCAAGCTCACCATGCCGGAAAGGTTCCGGTGGCTCACAGCAACCAGGAGCACGATCATTCAGACTTCCAAGGTTCACCCAGGACTGTGCACCAATGCAGGGGAGATGATGGAGAGATTATTCAGCCAGATGGTATAA
- a CDS encoding aminotransferase class I and II: MSIQSPSLRIVNVTRYVMPLREGGSLPAIIEADDQFFYVLKFRGAGQGSRALIAELIGGEIARTLGFKVPEIVFANLDSSFGRMEGDEEIQDLLKASTGLNLAVHYLSGAITFDAIVRKVNTVLASQIVWLDSLLLNVDRTARNTNMLIWHGELWLIDHGASLYIHHNWNDFNKDIQKPFAQVKDHVMLAGASQLEHVDASFKAILTPEKIRAIVSLVPDEWLGNEPHFASTEEHRNAYIDFLNSRISHSDIFVKEAQDARAALI, from the coding sequence ATGAGCATTCAATCACCTTCATTGCGCATTGTTAACGTCACGCGATATGTAATGCCCCTTCGTGAAGGCGGTTCATTGCCGGCGATCATTGAAGCAGATGACCAGTTCTTCTATGTTTTGAAATTCAGGGGAGCGGGACAGGGTTCAAGGGCGTTGATTGCCGAACTCATTGGAGGAGAAATTGCACGAACTCTTGGATTCAAAGTACCTGAAATAGTCTTTGCCAACCTCGACAGTTCCTTCGGCAGGATGGAGGGGGATGAAGAGATCCAGGATCTTCTCAAAGCAAGCACAGGATTGAATCTTGCTGTTCATTATCTGTCAGGTGCCATCACCTTTGATGCGATTGTAAGAAAAGTAAACACGGTACTGGCATCCCAGATTGTTTGGCTTGATAGCTTGCTGCTGAACGTCGACCGGACTGCACGCAATACCAACATGCTCATCTGGCATGGAGAGCTCTGGCTGATTGATCACGGTGCATCATTATACATTCATCACAACTGGAATGATTTCAACAAAGACATTCAAAAGCCATTTGCCCAGGTGAAAGATCATGTTATGCTTGCAGGGGCGAGTCAGCTGGAACATGTGGACGCTTCATTTAAGGCCATCCTGACTCCTGAAAAGATCCGGGCCATTGTTTCATTGGTACCGGATGAATGGCTTGGAAATGAACCGCACTTCGCCAGCACCGAAGAGCATCGCAACGCCTATATCGATTTTTTGAACTCACGGATTTCTCATTCTGATATCTTTGTTAAAGAAGCCCAAGATGCAAGAGCAGCACTTATTTGA
- a CDS encoding nuclear transport factor 2 family protein, with translation MEQSHLNPKEVVLTLIKDLNTENFEDAQSRVADDFSFEGVMGSRNGAEAYFSDMKKMKLKYDIKNVFAEGDDICILYDLEMQGKKIFCCGLYHVKDAKVNSLKVVFDPRPVL, from the coding sequence ATGGAACAATCGCACTTAAATCCTAAAGAAGTCGTATTGACATTAATAAAGGATCTCAATACTGAGAATTTTGAAGATGCACAAAGCAGGGTTGCTGATGATTTCTCTTTTGAGGGTGTCATGGGTTCACGCAATGGTGCTGAAGCCTACTTTTCCGATATGAAAAAGATGAAGCTTAAGTATGATATTAAAAACGTCTTTGCTGAAGGTGATGACATATGCATTTTGTATGATCTGGAAATGCAGGGTAAAAAGATCTTTTGCTGTGGACTTTACCATGTCAAAGACGCAAAAGTAAATTCCCTTAAAGTAGTGTTTGATCCGAGGCCCGTTCTGTAA
- a CDS encoding SMI1/KNR4 family protein: MKFDEQLSRIKTKLEKLKSKDKDLQVFGADSHQYEIDSPATLDDILEFENKYDVRLPEEYIAFITNIGNGGLSYDGGGAGPYYGIYPLGEFGYMQIDKESMSSPSVINSGLTQNNWEDMTAFSQGGVESIENDRKYKELFNGMMSLGTRGCSGQTMLIVKGDDYGRVAYIDQDLYLPSLPAANNFLDWYEQWLDENLKA, encoded by the coding sequence ATGAAGTTCGACGAACAGCTTTCCCGCATTAAGACCAAGCTTGAGAAATTAAAAAGCAAGGACAAAGATCTTCAGGTCTTTGGTGCGGATAGTCATCAGTATGAAATTGATTCTCCTGCCACCCTGGATGATATCCTTGAATTTGAGAACAAGTACGACGTCAGACTTCCGGAAGAGTATATCGCCTTCATTACCAATATCGGGAATGGTGGCTTATCATACGATGGTGGTGGTGCCGGGCCTTATTATGGGATCTATCCGTTAGGCGAATTCGGATATATGCAGATCGACAAAGAATCAATGTCCTCTCCCAGTGTCATCAATTCAGGACTGACACAGAATAATTGGGAAGACATGACTGCTTTTTCTCAAGGTGGAGTTGAAAGCATTGAGAATGATCGGAAATACAAAGAGCTGTTCAATGGCATGATGTCATTAGGAACCCGCGGCTGTTCAGGGCAAACAATGCTGATCGTCAAAGGCGATGACTATGGACGCGTGGCCTATATTGATCAGGATCTGTATTTACCGAGTCTGCCGGCTGCCAATAATTTTCTTGATTGGTATGAGCAGTGGCTCGATGAAAATCTGAAAGCGTAA
- a CDS encoding HAMP domain-containing histidine kinase produces MDWQTDTFNTATFYRTSRLQKKSYSDRFMSLAQKLFWGSRPIVSRHEFKYAMLRGEFAIIILMVGVFYSFLDSVNGVFVFIPWYSLMIAMSAAAIVLNRRKHYTSSTVIILFIINFLVYIFADVDHPDGGVFFYFMTSSMAGLILLSYYNSKAGLLFAFFPVPIGYLAFFFDAHLAPSPVYGPGMVAVNFIANFTIALLSTVFMLQFLLNRNKESEESLREQNELLEKTNKELDHFVYSVSHDLRAPLSSILGLTNVYELAKDDTERASMVRMMQERAQTLDNFIREVLDYSKNTRVELRILPVKVKEILDDVIREILFIQGAEEVSIHVHADASLNVRTDKERVKVILTNIIGNAIYYRDIIKRPSVDIESFIKDGKWITIIRDNGIGIPPEHQGRIFEMFYKAHDRAQGTGLGLYIVKETLQRLNGEVTVESVYGEGSTFTVSISAN; encoded by the coding sequence ATGGATTGGCAAACCGACACTTTCAATACGGCGACCTTTTACCGTACTTCGCGCCTTCAAAAAAAATCATACTCCGATCGATTCATGAGCCTGGCACAAAAACTTTTTTGGGGAAGCAGGCCCATAGTATCCAGACATGAATTCAAGTACGCGATGCTGAGAGGGGAGTTCGCCATCATCATTCTTATGGTAGGCGTATTCTATTCCTTTCTTGATTCTGTTAACGGAGTCTTTGTCTTCATCCCCTGGTATTCATTGATGATTGCCATGTCGGCCGCGGCCATCGTTCTCAACAGGAGAAAGCACTACACCTCGTCCACGGTGATCATCCTGTTCATCATCAATTTCCTGGTTTACATTTTTGCTGATGTAGATCATCCTGACGGAGGTGTCTTCTTTTACTTTATGACATCGTCCATGGCAGGACTGATCTTATTGAGTTATTACAATTCAAAAGCCGGACTTCTCTTTGCATTCTTTCCGGTACCCATAGGATATCTTGCATTCTTCTTTGATGCACATCTTGCACCGTCGCCCGTTTATGGACCCGGGATGGTTGCCGTAAATTTCATCGCCAATTTTACCATTGCATTGCTGTCAACGGTCTTCATGCTGCAGTTCTTATTAAACAGGAACAAAGAATCTGAAGAATCGCTGCGCGAACAAAATGAATTGCTTGAAAAGACGAATAAGGAACTTGACCATTTCGTCTATAGTGTTTCACATGATCTGAGAGCACCGCTCAGCTCCATTCTTGGCCTGACAAATGTTTACGAACTGGCAAAAGACGATACTGAAAGAGCATCCATGGTCAGGATGATGCAGGAACGGGCTCAGACGCTTGATAACTTCATTCGTGAGGTGCTCGACTATTCAAAGAACACCCGCGTTGAACTCAGAATACTTCCGGTCAAAGTAAAAGAGATACTGGATGATGTCATTCGTGAGATCCTTTTCATTCAGGGTGCAGAAGAAGTAAGCATTCATGTTCATGCAGATGCTTCTTTAAATGTAAGGACTGATAAGGAGCGGGTAAAAGTTATCCTTACCAATATCATCGGCAATGCCATTTACTATCGTGACATTATCAAACGACCTTCCGTTGATATCGAGTCATTTATTAAGGATGGAAAATGGATAACGATCATCCGCGATAATGGCATCGGAATCCCTCCGGAACATCAGGGCAGAATCTTTGAAATGTTCTATAAGGCTCACGACCGGGCACAGGGAACGGGTCTTGGACTTTACATCGTAAAAGAAACTCTTCAACGATTGAATGGAGAAGTCACTGTAGAATCTGTTTACGGGGAAGGGTCAACCTTTACGGTGAGTATTTCAGCAAACTAA
- a CDS encoding malate:quinone oxidoreductase, with the protein MAKITPPKSGPDVVLIGAGIMSATLGVLLKELKPDLTIEIFERLDVAGSESSDAWNNAGTGHSAFCELNYTPQNSKGSIDILKATKIAESFEGSKEFWTYLMEQKFMSNASDFITRVPHFSLVWGDDNVAFLKKRYQLMQNTPLFRGMEYSEDPEKLTEWFPVAMRGRKKNQSVAATRMEIGTDVNFGALTRGMLDYLKSKPGVSVHYEHEVTDLDQQKDNTWEVKVEDLKTDKKRKVTATFVFIGAGGASLHLLEKSDIREGKGFGGFPVGGQWLKCVNPELIEKHFAKVYGKASVGSPPMSVPHVDSRWINGKKELLFGPFAGFSTKFLKNGSFMDLPKSIQLDNVLPMVYAGLRNVDLTKYLIQQVRQTPEDRLTALREYVPYAKMEDWELLDAGQRVQVIKKDADQGGVLEFGTEVVVAEDGSIAALLGASPGASTAVSIMLGLIPKCFKGDSQQASWKNKLKEMVPSYRRFLRDSDEMVKESRERTHKALGISVKTPA; encoded by the coding sequence ATGGCTAAAATCACCCCCCCTAAATCCGGACCTGATGTTGTTTTAATTGGCGCTGGCATCATGAGTGCCACGCTCGGCGTGCTGTTGAAAGAGCTCAAGCCCGACCTGACCATAGAGATATTTGAGCGTCTGGATGTAGCAGGATCAGAAAGCTCTGATGCCTGGAACAATGCCGGCACCGGACACTCTGCCTTTTGTGAATTGAATTATACTCCCCAGAACTCAAAGGGTTCGATCGATATATTAAAGGCAACCAAGATTGCCGAGTCATTTGAAGGTTCCAAAGAATTCTGGACCTACCTGATGGAACAGAAGTTCATGTCAAATGCGTCTGACTTCATAACCCGTGTTCCACACTTCAGCCTTGTCTGGGGAGATGACAACGTTGCTTTCCTCAAGAAAAGATATCAGCTCATGCAGAATACTCCTCTCTTCAGGGGAATGGAATATTCAGAAGATCCTGAAAAATTAACAGAGTGGTTTCCGGTTGCCATGCGTGGCCGCAAAAAGAATCAGTCGGTCGCTGCTACACGCATGGAGATTGGAACCGATGTGAACTTCGGTGCATTGACAAGAGGCATGCTTGACTACCTGAAAAGCAAACCAGGGGTATCGGTTCATTATGAACATGAAGTCACAGACCTTGATCAGCAAAAAGATAACACCTGGGAAGTAAAGGTAGAAGACCTGAAGACTGACAAGAAGAGAAAGGTAACGGCCACGTTTGTGTTCATCGGTGCGGGTGGAGCTTCACTTCATCTTCTTGAAAAATCAGACATCCGTGAAGGAAAAGGTTTTGGTGGTTTCCCGGTTGGTGGCCAATGGCTTAAATGTGTAAATCCGGAACTGATCGAGAAGCATTTTGCTAAAGTATATGGCAAAGCTTCTGTTGGCTCCCCTCCTATGTCAGTGCCTCACGTTGATTCACGATGGATCAATGGTAAGAAGGAATTACTGTTTGGACCATTTGCTGGATTCTCAACGAAGTTCTTAAAGAATGGATCGTTCATGGATCTTCCTAAATCGATTCAGCTTGATAACGTATTGCCAATGGTTTATGCCGGCCTTAGAAATGTTGACCTTACCAAATATCTTATCCAACAGGTAAGGCAAACACCGGAAGACAGGTTGACTGCCTTGCGTGAATACGTTCCTTATGCCAAGATGGAAGACTGGGAACTGCTGGATGCTGGTCAGCGGGTTCAGGTAATCAAGAAAGATGCAGACCAGGGTGGCGTGCTTGAGTTTGGAACAGAGGTAGTTGTTGCAGAAGATGGAAGCATCGCGGCATTGCTGGGCGCTTCTCCTGGTGCATCAACAGCAGTATCAATTATGCTGGGATTGATTCCGAAATGTTTTAAAGGTGATTCACAACAGGCATCCTGGAAGAACAAGCTGAAAGAGATGGTGCCGTCTTATCGTCGCTTTTTACGCGACAGCGATGAAATGGTGAAGGAATCACGTGAGCGTACCCATAAAGCTTTGGGAATTTCTGTAAAAACCCCTGCCTGA
- a CDS encoding alpha-amylase has translation MNKYIIVLCVFAACLYSCQTKTSNDVPSSTSKGITFPEKVADGTIYEVNIRQHTKEGTINAFAKDLPRLKDLGVKMLWIMPVQPIGVLKRKEPLGSYYSISDYKKVNPEFGTDEDFKNLVTKTHELGMYLILDWVPNHTAWDHPWITEHPDYYAHDEKGNIAHESDWDDIALLDHTNPGARSLMISDMKYWVTNFDIDGFRCDHAGHEIPLYFWEEARTAIDPEKDIFWLAEWDGARMHLQFDATYAWPLLTIQDKVGKGEANANDLAKWIADDLKEYGQKPFRMTMITNHDENSWHGTEFERYGDGAKTFATFIFTAYGVPMLYSGQDAGLDKRLKFFSKDSIDWSDPKQFQPFYKKLISLHKDNKALWAGEYGAMPVRINDADPNVYAFQRTKENNSVISVLNFSGKPQELRIKDEKAAGTYKDYFTGESFELSAAKPLKLTPWQYLVFVR, from the coding sequence ATGAACAAGTACATTATTGTCCTGTGTGTCTTTGCAGCCTGTCTCTACTCATGTCAGACTAAAACTTCGAATGATGTTCCGTCATCAACGTCGAAAGGAATTACATTCCCTGAGAAAGTAGCGGATGGCACCATTTATGAAGTCAATATCCGTCAGCATACAAAAGAAGGAACGATCAATGCTTTTGCAAAGGATCTTCCACGCTTAAAAGATCTTGGCGTAAAGATGCTCTGGATCATGCCTGTCCAACCGATCGGCGTGCTGAAGCGCAAAGAACCTCTTGGAAGCTATTACTCCATCAGTGATTACAAAAAGGTAAATCCTGAGTTTGGTACAGATGAAGATTTCAAGAATCTTGTTACGAAGACTCATGAGCTCGGCATGTACCTGATCCTTGACTGGGTACCGAATCACACTGCATGGGATCATCCATGGATCACAGAGCATCCGGATTACTATGCTCATGATGAAAAGGGAAACATCGCTCACGAATCAGACTGGGATGATATCGCATTACTGGATCACACCAATCCGGGAGCACGATCATTGATGATCAGCGATATGAAGTATTGGGTAACGAATTTCGATATTGATGGATTCCGTTGTGACCACGCAGGTCATGAGATCCCATTGTATTTCTGGGAAGAAGCAAGGACTGCCATTGATCCTGAGAAAGATATTTTCTGGCTGGCAGAATGGGACGGTGCCCGCATGCATCTTCAGTTTGACGCAACGTATGCATGGCCATTGCTGACCATTCAGGACAAAGTGGGTAAAGGAGAAGCCAACGCAAATGATCTGGCAAAATGGATTGCCGATGATCTTAAGGAATATGGTCAGAAACCATTCAGAATGACGATGATCACCAATCATGATGAAAACTCATGGCATGGAACAGAGTTTGAACGTTATGGTGATGGAGCAAAGACATTCGCGACATTTATCTTCACAGCGTATGGTGTGCCGATGCTTTACAGCGGTCAGGATGCCGGCCTCGATAAGCGTTTGAAATTCTTCTCCAAAGACTCCATTGACTGGAGTGATCCTAAACAATTCCAACCGTTTTATAAAAAGCTTATTTCGCTGCACAAGGATAACAAGGCTTTGTGGGCTGGTGAATACGGTGCGATGCCTGTAAGAATCAACGATGCGGATCCTAATGTTTATGCATTCCAGAGGACAAAAGAAAACAACAGCGTGATCAGTGTATTGAACTTCTCCGGTAAGCCACAGGAACTTCGTATCAAAGATGAGAAGGCAGCCGGAACGTATAAAGATTATTTCACGGGAGAGAGTTTTGAACTTTCCGCAGCAAAGCCATTGAAGTTAACTCCATGGCAGTATCTGGTATTCGTTCGCTAG